From Zingiber officinale cultivar Zhangliang chromosome 5B, Zo_v1.1, whole genome shotgun sequence, the proteins below share one genomic window:
- the LOC121985413 gene encoding uncharacterized protein C57A10.07-like, which translates to MNNQSFGSGNPFHAYTRGDFDLESGNSRKSFRKPKNSKFIAPIRMIHSISNRIHYFYKLHPVAVFLTSLSFGIAILVVLSLYERKLQMMDFRRSGDLGLSSDLYPLPNLRNLVMVAGHSIYTSTNCGKFDNEDSWFLEPYQKNPGQAATFLAHIQVGVESAAKDEGALLLFSGGETRKDGGPRSEAQSYWFVAESKGWFGHKDSVRDRALTEEHARDSFENLLFSVCRFRELTGSYPQNITIISYDFKRERFAQLHRPAIGFPEGSFFYVGTPTAPGAQEAAEKGEALARAQFQEDPYGCFGTLHRKRLTRDPFHRFVPYPDGCPELKGLFSYCGPVPFPGSLPWTK; encoded by the exons ATGAACAATCAGTCATTTGGATCAGGAAATCCCTTTCATGCTTACACCCGAGGTGACTTCGATTTGGAGTCAGGAAACTCCAGGAAGAGCTTTCGTAAGCCTAAGAATTCTAAATTTATCGCTCCCATCAGGATGATACATTCTATCTCAAACCGCATTCATTACTTCTACAAGCTTCACCCAGTTGCAGTCTTTCTCACCTCTTTGTCCTTTGGTATCGCCATCCTGGTAGTGCTTTCTTTGTACGAAAGGAAGCTTCAAATGATGGATTTCCGGAGAAGTGGTGACTTGGGTCTGAGCTCAGACTTGTATCCATTGCCAAATCTTCGCAATCTTGTGATGGTTGCTGGACATTCAATTTACACGAGCACCAACTGCGGTAAGTTTGACAATGAGGATTCATGGTTCCTAGAACCCTATCAGAAGAACCCGGGGCAGGCAGCTACATTCTTGGCACACATCCAAGTAGGAGTGGAGAGTGCAGCGAAGGATGAGGGAGCACTTCTTCTATTTAGTGGTGGGGAAACCCGAAAGGATGGCGGTCCTCGCAGTGAAGCACAAAGTTACTGGTTTGTTGCAGAGTCTAAAGGCTGGTTTG GACACAAAGATAGTGTCAGGGATAGAGCACTCACAGAGGAACATGCACGGGATAGCTTTGAGAACCTTCTTTTTAGCGTTTGTCGTTTTCGTGAACTGACAGGCTCTTACCCTCAGAATATTACT ATCATAAGCTATGATTTCAAGAGAGAGAGATTTGCACAGCTGCACCGTCCGGCGATAGGATTTCCAGAAGGGAGTTTCTTCTATGTGGGTACACCTACTGCCCCAGGAGCACAGGAGGCTGCAGAGAAAGGTGAAGCTCTTGCTCGGGCTCAGTTTCAAGAAGACCCATATGGTTGTTTCGGTACACTTCACCGGAAGAGACTAACCAGAGATCCATTTCACCGGTTTGTCCCTTACCCCGACGGTTGCCCTGAGCTAAAAGGCTTGTTCAGCTACTGCGGTCCAGTTCCATTTCCCGGGTCACTTCCTTGGACCAAGTAG
- the LOC121986937 gene encoding glutathione S-transferase T3-like: MGSQLGMSYPYIFSPTQPPVIHLNESRRATIDPSISDKESLTPSSVPAIQLPPHSSQEEREVELEENESKRRFWSLYKDVVLVKSWATISTDAIISNDQKDQAFWKCITDYYNKHHPTGSMTRSYQRLKSHYYRFAPMVNEFSATYNNFYIHRQSGWSDENMLENALNMWKANNKGKDFKYMHVWRVLKEYEKYTPQSVAHYSNKKTRTSESGGNT; the protein is encoded by the coding sequence ATGGGTAGCCAACTTGGGATGTCTTATCCTTACATATTTTCTCCTACTCAACCACCTGTCATACATTTGAATGAATCAAGAAGGGCAACTATTGATCCATCTATCAGCGACAAAGAATCTCTAACACCATCATCTGTTCCTGCAATTCAGTTGCCACCACACTCATCACAAGAGGAGCGTGAAGTTGAGCTGGAGGAAAATGAATCGAAACGAAGATTTTGGTCTCTCTATAAAGATGTGGTCCTTGTGAAATCATGGGCAACTATAAGCACTGATGCAATCATTAGTAATGACCAGAAGGATCAAGCTTTTTGGAAATGTATAACTGATTACTACAACAAACATCACCCCACTGGATCTATGACGAGAAGTTATCAGCGGCTGAAATCACATTATTATAGGTTTGCACCAATGGTAAATGAATTTTCTGcaacttataataatttttatattcatCGGCAAAGCGGTTGGAGTGACGAGAATATGTTAGAGAATGCATTGAATATGTGGAAAGCCAACAACAAAGGCAAAGATTTTAAGTATATGCATGTGTGGAGGGTTCTCAAAGAATATGAGAAATATACTCCACAATCAGTTGCTCATTACTctaacaagaagacaagaacatcCGAATCAGGGGGAAACACTTAA